The following are from one region of the Thermoproteus uzoniensis 768-20 genome:
- a CDS encoding lyase family protein: MYVETARRLYLETGFRFPREVIWAMGVVKAACAEANARLGALDGEIARAVAAAARELADGKMDGEIAVDVFQTGSGTGLNMNVNEVLARRASEILGMPVHPNDHVNKSQSSNDVVPTAIRLAALRAARELLLPALDAAISTLELKASEFANVVKAGRTHLRDALPVTLGQELGAYADALRREKEFVELALAKVAEVPLGGTAVGTGQGAPEGFAELAVALAAKESGLPLKRGDPFTQMRLLTDLLLLSSALRAVSVDLYRLMQDVRLMFSGPNTGLAEIDLPSQRELPGSSMMPGKHNPVTAEAAMQAAAQVMGLDHANQIAAMLGEFELSMGIPLTGHNVVVQIKLLSEALRKAAAVVADIRPNADRMRAYAQASQANITALAAALGYDAATRLAEMLEKGVPLEEALKSLSGSKS, encoded by the coding sequence GTGTACGTTGAGACTGCCAGGAGACTGTACCTAGAGACGGGTTTTAGGTTCCCCCGCGAGGTTATATGGGCTATGGGCGTCGTGAAGGCGGCGTGCGCGGAGGCAAACGCGCGGCTCGGCGCGCTAGATGGCGAGATCGCGAGGGCGGTCGCGGCCGCTGCGCGCGAGCTGGCCGACGGGAAAATGGACGGCGAGATCGCCGTCGACGTGTTCCAGACGGGCTCCGGCACGGGGCTCAACATGAACGTCAACGAGGTCCTGGCCAGGAGGGCCTCCGAGATCCTCGGCATGCCGGTGCACCCCAACGACCACGTCAACAAGAGCCAGTCCTCCAACGACGTGGTGCCCACAGCGATAAGGCTCGCCGCGTTGCGGGCGGCCAGAGAGCTGTTGTTGCCCGCCTTAGACGCCGCCATATCTACGCTGGAGTTGAAGGCGTCTGAGTTTGCCAACGTCGTCAAGGCTGGCCGCACCCATCTACGGGACGCGCTCCCAGTGACGCTGGGGCAGGAGTTGGGAGCATACGCCGATGCCCTTAGACGCGAGAAGGAGTTCGTGGAGCTGGCACTGGCTAAGGTGGCGGAGGTGCCTCTGGGAGGGACCGCGGTGGGGACTGGGCAAGGCGCGCCGGAGGGCTTCGCCGAGCTGGCCGTGGCGCTGGCGGCCAAGGAGTCGGGCCTTCCCCTTAAGAGAGGCGACCCGTTCACGCAGATGAGGCTCCTCACAGACTTGTTGCTCCTATCCTCGGCGCTACGCGCCGTCTCGGTCGACCTCTACAGGCTTATGCAGGACGTGAGGCTCATGTTCTCTGGGCCCAACACTGGCCTGGCCGAGATAGATCTGCCGAGCCAGCGGGAGCTCCCCGGCAGCTCCATGATGCCGGGCAAACACAACCCCGTCACCGCCGAGGCCGCCATGCAAGCCGCGGCGCAGGTAATGGGCCTTGACCACGCCAACCAGATAGCGGCAATGCTCGGCGAGTTCGAGCTCTCCATGGGCATCCCGCTGACGGGCCACAACGTCGTTGTTCAGATAAAGCTACTGTCCGAGGCGTTGAGGAAGGCGGCCGCCGTGGTCGCCGATATTAGGCCCAACGCGGATAGGATGAGGGCCTACGCCCAAGCCTCCCAGGCCAATATCACGGCGCTGGCCGCCGCCTTGGGCTACGACGCGGCGACCCGCCTGGCCGAGATGCTCGAGAAGGGGGTGCCGCTTGAGGAGGCGTTGAAGTCGCTGTCTGGGTCAAAAAGCTAG